A region of Zeugodacus cucurbitae isolate PBARC_wt_2022May chromosome 5, idZeuCucr1.2, whole genome shotgun sequence DNA encodes the following proteins:
- the LOC105208646 gene encoding probable basic-leucine zipper transcription factor F — protein MSGLIDKRKRSREDDICDSTPLSKRINQLHLTNLDEPQQAIQQLHFNDPTKQVDLSQLYNNNNHINNSALNMHLHNKQPHTVDEQQQQQQQMHLQHPYAPELNEAENPFYYIKNKLLYELHYERLKRCVV, from the exons atgtCAGGTTTAATCGACAAAAG AAAAAGAAGTCGTGAAGATGACATCTGTGATTCAACACCACTCTCAAAACGTATCAATCAGCTGCATTTGACAAATTTGGATGAGCCCCAGCAGGCAATTCAGCAATTGCATTTTAATGACCCCACCAAACAAGTTGATTTATCGCaactatacaacaacaacaatcacatcaATAACAGTGCTTTGAATATGCATTTGCATAATAAGCAACCACATACAGTAGacgaacagcagcaacaacaacaacaaatgcatttgCAGCATCCTTATGCACCCGAGCTGAACGAAGCTGAGAATCCAttctattatattaaaaataagttattataTGAATTGCACTATGAACGTTTGAAAAGGTGTGTTGTATAG